GTGCCAGTTGTGCCGGGCTATCACGGCGCGGATCAGGATGATGCGCTTTTGGCGGAAGAAGCGGGCAAGATCGGCTATCCGGTATTGATCAAGGCGGTTGCAGGGGGCGGCGGCAAGGGGATGCGCCTTGTTGAGGAGGCCAAAGGATTTCAGGCGGCGCTCGATTCGGCACGGTCCGAGGCGAAAACGGCATTCGGGAATGCAGATGTGCTGGTCGAGAAATTCGTGGCCAAACCGCGCCACATCGAAGTGCAGGTCTTCGGCGATGGCTCCAAAGCCGTACATTTGTTCGAACGTGATTGCTCGCTGCAGCGCCGCCATCAGAAGGTGATCGAAGAAGCTCCAGCCCCCGGCATGACACAAAAGATGCGGGATGCGATGGGCGATGCAGCAGTGAAGGCCGCAGAAGCGATCGGCTATGCCGGGGCTGGCACGGTTGAATTTATCGTGGATGGATCGGACGGGCTAAGCACTGACGGGTTCTTTTTCATGGAAATGAACACGCGCTTGCAGGTTGAACACCCTGTCACGGAACTTATCACCGGCGTTGATTTGGTAGAATGGCAGCTGCGTGTGGCGGCGGGAGAGGCTTTGCCCGCAGCGCAAGAGGACCTGTGCATCAATGGTCATGCGTTCGAGGCGCGGCTTTATGCCGAAGATGTGCCCGCAGGCTTCCTGCCTGCGACGGGAACGCTAACGCATCTGGCGTTTACGCCGCAAACGCGTGCGGATTCGGGAGTACGGGCAGGCGATACCATCAGCCCGTTTTACGACCCGATGATCGCCAAGGTGATTGTCCATGGTCCCACGCGGGATGTGGCGTTGGCCAGATTGCGCGCGGCCCTAAGCGGGTGTCAGGTGGGTGGCACGGTTACGAACCTTGCGTTTCTTGGCGCGCTTGCGGGGCACGAGGGGTTCGGTAAGGGTGATGTGGATACAGGCCTGATTGCCCGCGATATCGACGCGTTGACCTCTGTGCCAGCGGTCGAGCCGCGGCATGTGGCGCTGGCGGGCATGGCCGCGCTTGGCGTGCTGGAGGTGAAAGCCGACACTGGCTTTACCCTGTGGCGGGCGCTGCGGCGGTCGGTCACGCTGGCTTGGGGCGGCGAAGAGCATCTGTTGAAGGTGCGCATCATGGGACAGGACAAGCAGGTCTGGAGCATCGGTGAGGCGGAAGTTGTGGCAGCGCGGCGCGGCGCGCAATGGATCATCGACGGGCAACCGGCGGCGGATGTCGCGGTCGCGGGCGGCGTTGTTACGGTGTTCGAGGGCTACGGTATGGCCTTTGACGTCATTGATCCGCTGGCCCGCGCAAGCGGTGCGCAGGGTGACGGCAATCTGGTCGAGGCCCCGATGCCCGGTCTTGTGCGCACGGTGGATGCCAAGGTCGGCCAAGCAGTGTCAAAAGGGGACCGGCTGGCCGTTCTGGAAGCGATGAAGATGGAGCATGCGCTGTTGGCAGCGCGGGACGGGATTGTCGCGGAGGTGCTGGCCACCGAGGGCGATCAGGTAGAAGCGGGGGCAGCCCTTGTACGCCTTGAAGCGGAAGCGGAGGAAGCGGCATGATTACACTGCATCATTGCCCGCAAACGCGCTCCATGCGGACCCTTTGGTTGCTCAACGAATTGGACGTGGAATTTCAGGTCCGCGTCTATGCTTTTGACCGCTCGCTGCGTGATCCGGCCTATCTGAGCCTGTCGCCCGCAGGCCGTGTCCCTGCGTTGGAGATCGACGGGGAGCGCATGTTCGAGACAGGTGCCATCACCGAATATCTGTGCGAGCGTTTCTCACCGGACCGGATGGGGCGGTCTGTGACCAGCATGGACCGGATGGCGTGGCTTGTCTGGGTGCATTTTGCGGAAACCATCAGCCAGCATACGGCGGCATTGACCCAACAGCATGTGGCGCTGCGCGAGGATTCGATGCGCAGCCCGATTGTGATGAAGCTGGAGGCGGCGCGGGTCGCCAAATGTTATGACGCGCTTGAGGCGCGGTTGAGCACGCCGGTAGAAAACCGCGACTATCTGCTGACCAGCGGCTTTTCGGCGGCGGATATTTCCTGCGGGCAGGCGGTGTACATGTCGCGATTCTTTGTAACGCTCGATAACCACCCTGCGGTGGCGGAATGGTATGAGCGAATTACGGAGCGGCAGAGCTTCAAGGATGCCCTGCCGATCGGGGACGGGATCTACGAAAAGGATTTTTATGAACCTTGGCCTTTGGACTGAGACGCGGATCGTGCAAGGGTGATTTCAGACAGCTCAATAGGGGGAATGTGCGGTGTCTTTGGGACCATGTGAGATTTTCGAAGTGGGGCCGCGCGACGGGCTGCAGAACGAAGGGCGGGAAATTCCTGTGGCCGAAAAGGTCGCCTTGATCGACAAGCTGTCGCAGGCGGGGTTCCGGCGGATTGAATGCGCTAGCTTTGTCAGCCCCAAATGGGTGCCCCAGATGGCAGGCTCGGGCGAGGTGATGGCCGCGATCAAACGGGTTGACGGGGTGCGCTATGCGGCGCTGACACCGAACACCAAGGGGTACGAGGCCGCGCTTGAGGCGCAGGTTGACGAGATTGCGGTTTTCGGATCGGCCTCCGAAGGGTTCAGCCAGAAAAACATCAACGCGAGCATTGCGGAAAGTCTGGAGCGTTTCGCACCTGTGCTTGAGGATGCGCGCCACCGCGATATTCCGGTACGCGGGTATGTCTCCTGTGTGGTGGAGTGTCCCTATGACGGGGCTGTGGCCCCTGCGGCGGTGGCCGAGGTGGCGGACAAGTTGTTCGCAATGGGATGTTACGAGATTTCACTGGGTGACACCATCGGGGCAGGGACGCCGGATAGCATCGCACGGATGCTGCTGGCGGTGCGCGATGTGGTGCCGGCAGGGCGGCTTGCGGGCCATTATCACGACACACACGGCCGCGCGATGGCCAATATCGATGCGTCGTTGTCGCTGGGGTTGCGGGTATTTGATGCGGCCGTTGGCGGGTTGGGCGGATGCCCCTATGCGCCGGGTGCTGCGGGCAATGTGGCCACTGAAGCTGTGAACAAACACCTAACCGCGCTGGGATATGAAACAGGTCTGGATCAGGCCGTGTTGGAAAAAGCCGCAGAAATGGCGCGGGCACTGCGAGGCGAATGATGTTCGAGACGATCAAGATCGAGACCGATGCACGCGGCGTCGCAACACTGACGCTGGCGCGGGAAGACAAGCACAACGCCATGTCGGCGCAGATGCTGGCGGAGCTGACGCAGGCCGCAGCAGATCTCGGGGCAGATGAGCGGGTGCGCGTTGTGGTGCTGACCGGTGCGGGCAAGTCGTTCTGCGCGGGCGGTGATCTGGGCTGGATGCGCGATCAGCGCGACATGGATGCGGACACGCGCAGCAAAGAAGCGGGCAAGCTCGCCACGATGCTGGGGGCGCTCAATACATTGCCGAAACCTCTTATCGGTAAGGTGCAGGGCAATGCCTTTGGCGGGGGCGTCGGTATGGCGTCGGTCTGTGACGTAGCGATCGGTGTCGACAGCCTCAAGATGGGATTGACCGAAACACGGCTGGGGATCATTCCGGCGACCATCGGGCCCTACGTCATCGCGCGTATGGGAGAGGGGCGTGCGCGGCGCGTCTTCATGTCGGGACGGCTGTTTGGTGCTGAAGAGGCGGTGGATCTGGGGCTGCTGGCACGGGCTGTGCCTGCGGAGGCGCTGGATGCGGCGGTCGAGGCCGAAGTCGTGCCCTATCTTTCCTGTGCGCCCGGCGCTGTGGCCGCCGCGAAAAAGCTGGCGCTGGATCTGGGGGGGCTCGCAACGCAGGAGGCTGTGGCATTGTCGATTGCGGCATTGTCCGCGCGGTGGGAGACCGAAGAGGCAGCCGAAGGGATCGGCGCGTTCTTTGACAAGCGCAAAGCGGCGTGGATGGTTTGAGGATAAGCGCTGACGTGCCACTCAAGAAGCTTCTTGAAGACCAGCTGCAAAAGTTGCGGGAGAAATATTGGAGAGGAGCAACGGAAAAAACTGCGTCGTCCGTTTAACGATCGCAACGCTACGCCGTGATCAGCCCGACAGAATGGAAACCCGATGAAACACCTTTTCCTGCTCCCCATGGTTCTTTGCCTTGCTTCGCCACTATACGCTGATGCGGGCGGAGACAGGTTGCACAAGATCGCGCATTTCTTTGAAGATGCGAACGTCCTCAGCGGACCGACTTTGGTTCCATGTACCCTGTCGCGGGGCACAGAGACGGAGTGCTTTTCCATCACCGTCAAAGCAGAGCCAAAAGACTATACGCCCGGCCCTTGGTGTCCGACGTCGGTGACAGATAACGCGGACAAAGGCGGTATCTGGCTCAAGGACGGTGAAGTTCTGGATGTCGACGGTGCCTTTATTACAAACCTGCCCACGCTGTTCGACGATGAGGATTGGCAGCTTTTTGATCCGGCAACGGGTGATGTGCGCGTGACAGACACCAAAGCGGCCTGCGAAGCTGCTGCACGGCCGGATGTTGATCCCGAATACAACAATTATTGCGTGCAGTGCCTGCCTGAGTATATGGCCGAGGATGCCTCCATGACCTACGTAATTCCGCTTGAGCCTCAGGATTCGTGGCTGACCAATAGTGCAAGATCCGGTTCGGGGATTGCGCGCAACGGGATCAGACTGGACGGACCTGCGCCGGTTGATGCGATTCTCGATGCGCATACCATTGCGCCCTTCGACGATTGCGGAGGCCATGTGAACACACATGTGGGATATCACTACCACGCGGTGACCGATTGTCTGGGCGGCGCTGTGGCAGACGGCGGGGACGCCGTGCATATCGGGATTGCGATGGACGGCTATGACATCTTTTCCCACATGCTGGTGGACGGGACGACCCCGACCGATCTGGATAAGTGCAACGGGCACGTATCGGAAGGTGTCGGATATCACTACCACGCAGGGGCGCCGGGCTCGAACGCGATTCTAGGCTGCCTGAAGGCGGAAACAGGCTGTTCATCGGAAAATCCCGATGCGGTTTGTGACGCGACTGCACGGCCACCGCGCCCCTGATTGCCCGGGGCATCTGTTCCGCCCGTCGGAGAACAGATGCGACCCATTTCCTCACCCTGATCCCGTTGACCCTTGCCGCGGCACGGGGTAGACCCGACTTCAAGTCTGTTGCCAGCTGCTCGAATGCCTCAAGAGTGGCCTAGCCCCAAAGGAGCCTCCCTTGGACGATATGCTGCGGGAATACCTGCCAATCCTTGTTTTTCTGGCCGTTGCCATTGGTTTGGGCCTTGTTTTGATCCTTGCTGCGGTGGTGGTTGCTGTGCGCAACCCTGACCCGGAAAAAGTGTCTGCCTACGAATGTGGATTCAACGCATTTGATGATGCGCGGATGAAGTTCGACGTGCGTTTCTATCTCGTGTCAATTTTGTTCATTATTTTCGATCTCGAAATCGCGTTTCTTTTCCCTTGGGCCGTGGCGTTCAAGGATATCTCGATGGTGGGTTTCTGGTCGATGATGGTGTTCCTTGGCGTGCTGACCGCAGGTTTTGCATATGAGTGGAAAAAAGGAGCGCTGGAATGGCAGTAACGGACGCAGGCGTTGCGGGCGGCTACAAGGCTGGTCCCGACCGCGAGGTTGCCACGCAAGAGCTGAACGCGGCTTTGCAGGACAAGGGGTTTCTGGTCACGTCATCCGCTGATGTAATCAATTGGGCGCGCACCGGTTCTCTGCACTGGATGACCTTCGGCTTGGCCTGTTGTGCGGTCGAAATGATGCACACCTCCATGCCGCGCTATGACCTTGAACGGTTCGGGACAGCGCCACGTGCTTCCCCGCGTCAGTCGGACCTGATGATCGTGGCCGGCACGCTGACCAACAAAATGGCACCGGCGCTGCGCAAGGTCTACGACCAGATGCCGGAGCCGCGCTATGTGATCTCGATGGGGTCCTGTGCGAACGGTGGCGGCTATTACCACTACAGCTACTCCGTGGTGCGTGGGTGTGACCGGATCGTTCCGGTAGACATTTATGTACCCGGCTGCCCTCCGACGGCTGAAGCGCTGCTTTACGGCATCTTGCAGCTTCAAAAGAAGATGCGCCGGACAGGGACGATCGTTCGATGAATAGGGCGTCTGAAAGGAATCTACGATGAGTGACGCACTGCAAGAACTTGGTGCCTATATCGAGGCAAAACGCCCGGATTGTGTGCTGTCTTGGGATGTGACCCGTGGGGAATTGAACCTGAACGTCACGTTGACCAACATCGCGGGTCTGGTGGAGTTTCTGAGAGGTGACGCCACATGCCGTTTTTCAACGCTGGTGGATATCACTGCGGTGGACCACACAGGTCGCGCCAAGCGGTTTGATGTCGTCTACCACCTGCTCAGCATGTATCAGAACCACCGCATTCGCCTGCGTGTGGCTGTGCGCGAAAAGGACATGGTCCCGTCGCTGGTCGATGTGCATCCTTCGGCCAACTGGTTCGAGCGTGAAATCTTTGACATGTTCGGGATCTTGTTCTCGGGCCATCCAGATTTGCGCCGTATCCTGACGGATTACGGCTTTCGCGGCTATCCGCTGCGCAAGGACTTCCCGACAACGGGTTATACCGAAGTGCGTTATGACGAGGTTGAAAAGCGGGTTGTCTATGAACCTGTGAGCCTTGTTCAGGAATATCGCCAGTTCGACTTTATGTCACCGTGGGAAGGGGCCGAGTATATCCTGCCCGGTGACGACAAGGCCGAAGGAGCTAAGTAATGGGGGGCGTTTGGTGGCTGATATTATCTGCACTAACGGCCATTCCGATGCTCAAGCTGCTGCCGTTCTTCGGCATCAACAAATATTGGGCTGCGGCCTGTCTGGTCCCGTTTGGCACGATTGCCTTGCTGTGGTGGATGGGCATGCGGTTGCAAGAATTGGAGAAGCTATGATTGCCTATCTGGAAGAGATGTTTGCAAAGCTGTTTGGCGTGCGCGACGAGATCGCGATCCCCGTGCGCAGCGACGACGATCTGCCGCCACGTGACCGGCAACTGAAAGGGCGCAAGTAATGGACGGCGATATTCGCGTTAACACCTATGACGACGGGTCCACGGACTTTGTCACGGGTGAGCAGAAGATCCGCAATTTCAACATCAACTTTGGCCCGCAGCACCCTGCGGCGCACGGCGTTTTGCGTCTGGTGCTTGAGCTGGATGGGGAGATTGTAGAGCGGTGTGATCCGCACATCGGCTTGCTGCACCGTGGCACAGAAAAGCTGATGGAAAGCCGCACGTACCTTCAAAACCTTCCGTACTTCGACCGGTTGGACTATGTGTCGCCCATGAATCAGGAGCACGCTTGGTGTCTCGCGATTGAAAGGTTGACTGGTACAGAAGTACCGCGTCGCGCCAGCCTGATCCGCGTGCTGTTCAGCGAGATTGGCCGTATTCTTAATCACTTGCTGAACGTGACAACGCAGGCTCTGGACGTGGGCGCTTTGACGCCGCCGCTTTGGGGTTTTGAAGAGCGCGAGCAGCTGATGGTGTTTTATGAGCGCGTCTGCGGCGCACGCCTGCACGCGGCCTACTTCCGTCCCGGTGGTGTGCATCAGGACCTTCCGGCGGGCTTGCTTGAAGATATCGAAGCATGGGCCGATCAGTTTATGACCAAATTCATGGTCGATATTGACGAGCTGCTGACCGAGAACCGGATTTTCAAACAGCGTAACGTCGATATCGGGATCGTCACCGAAGAGGACATCCTGAACTACGGTTTCTCCGGCGTCATGGTGCGCGGGTCGGGTCTTGCATGGGATCTGCGTCGCTCGCAGCCTTACGAATGCTACGA
The Sulfitobacter noctilucicola genome window above contains:
- a CDS encoding hydroxymethylglutaryl-CoA lyase, with the translated sequence MSLGPCEIFEVGPRDGLQNEGREIPVAEKVALIDKLSQAGFRRIECASFVSPKWVPQMAGSGEVMAAIKRVDGVRYAALTPNTKGYEAALEAQVDEIAVFGSASEGFSQKNINASIAESLERFAPVLEDARHRDIPVRGYVSCVVECPYDGAVAPAAVAEVADKLFAMGCYEISLGDTIGAGTPDSIARMLLAVRDVVPAGRLAGHYHDTHGRAMANIDASLSLGLRVFDAAVGGLGGCPYAPGAAGNVATEAVNKHLTALGYETGLDQAVLEKAAEMARALRGE
- a CDS encoding glutathione S-transferase family protein; the encoded protein is MITLHHCPQTRSMRTLWLLNELDVEFQVRVYAFDRSLRDPAYLSLSPAGRVPALEIDGERMFETGAITEYLCERFSPDRMGRSVTSMDRMAWLVWVHFAETISQHTAALTQQHVALREDSMRSPIVMKLEAARVAKCYDALEARLSTPVENRDYLLTSGFSAADISCGQAVYMSRFFVTLDNHPAVAEWYERITERQSFKDALPIGDGIYEKDFYEPWPLD
- a CDS encoding NuoB/complex I 20 kDa subunit family protein — encoded protein: MAVTDAGVAGGYKAGPDREVATQELNAALQDKGFLVTSSADVINWARTGSLHWMTFGLACCAVEMMHTSMPRYDLERFGTAPRASPRQSDLMIVAGTLTNKMAPALRKVYDQMPEPRYVISMGSCANGGGYYHYSYSVVRGCDRIVPVDIYVPGCPPTAEALLYGILQLQKKMRRTGTIVR
- a CDS encoding crotonase/enoyl-CoA hydratase family protein yields the protein MFETIKIETDARGVATLTLAREDKHNAMSAQMLAELTQAAADLGADERVRVVVLTGAGKSFCAGGDLGWMRDQRDMDADTRSKEAGKLATMLGALNTLPKPLIGKVQGNAFGGGVGMASVCDVAIGVDSLKMGLTETRLGIIPATIGPYVIARMGEGRARRVFMSGRLFGAEEAVDLGLLARAVPAEALDAAVEAEVVPYLSCAPGAVAAAKKLALDLGGLATQEAVALSIAALSARWETEEAAEGIGAFFDKRKAAWMV
- a CDS encoding NADH-quinone oxidoreductase subunit D, translating into MDGDIRVNTYDDGSTDFVTGEQKIRNFNINFGPQHPAAHGVLRLVLELDGEIVERCDPHIGLLHRGTEKLMESRTYLQNLPYFDRLDYVSPMNQEHAWCLAIERLTGTEVPRRASLIRVLFSEIGRILNHLLNVTTQALDVGALTPPLWGFEEREQLMVFYERVCGARLHAAYFRPGGVHQDLPAGLLEDIEAWADQFMTKFMVDIDELLTENRIFKQRNVDIGIVTEEDILNYGFSGVMVRGSGLAWDLRRSQPYECYDEFEFEIPVGKAGDCFDRYLCRMEEMRQSVHIIRQAIEKLRAPEGQGDVLARGKITPPSRTAMKQDMESLIHHFKLYTEGFHVPEGEVYCAVEAPKGEFGVYLVADGSNKPYRCKIRAPGFLHLQAMDHMSKGHQLADVAAIIGTMDVVFGEIDR
- a CDS encoding NADH-quinone oxidoreductase subunit A, producing MDDMLREYLPILVFLAVAIGLGLVLILAAVVVAVRNPDPEKVSAYECGFNAFDDARMKFDVRFYLVSILFIIFDLEIAFLFPWAVAFKDISMVGFWSMMVFLGVLTAGFAYEWKKGALEWQ
- a CDS encoding NADH-quinone oxidoreductase subunit C; the encoded protein is MSDALQELGAYIEAKRPDCVLSWDVTRGELNLNVTLTNIAGLVEFLRGDATCRFSTLVDITAVDHTGRAKRFDVVYHLLSMYQNHRIRLRVAVREKDMVPSLVDVHPSANWFEREIFDMFGILFSGHPDLRRILTDYGFRGYPLRKDFPTTGYTEVRYDEVEKRVVYEPVSLVQEYRQFDFMSPWEGAEYILPGDDKAEGAK
- a CDS encoding acetyl/propionyl/methylcrotonyl-CoA carboxylase subunit alpha → MFDTILIANRGEIACRVMETAQGLGVRCVAVYSDADARAKHVAMADAAIHIGGSAPSESYLRGDVIIQAALDSGAQAIHPGYGFLSENPDFVEAVEAAGLVFIGPSASAIRAMGLKDAAKALMIKAGVPVVPGYHGADQDDALLAEEAGKIGYPVLIKAVAGGGGKGMRLVEEAKGFQAALDSARSEAKTAFGNADVLVEKFVAKPRHIEVQVFGDGSKAVHLFERDCSLQRRHQKVIEEAPAPGMTQKMRDAMGDAAVKAAEAIGYAGAGTVEFIVDGSDGLSTDGFFFMEMNTRLQVEHPVTELITGVDLVEWQLRVAAGEALPAAQEDLCINGHAFEARLYAEDVPAGFLPATGTLTHLAFTPQTRADSGVRAGDTISPFYDPMIAKVIVHGPTRDVALARLRAALSGCQVGGTVTNLAFLGALAGHEGFGKGDVDTGLIARDIDALTSVPAVEPRHVALAGMAALGVLEVKADTGFTLWRALRRSVTLAWGGEEHLLKVRIMGQDKQVWSIGEAEVVAARRGAQWIIDGQPAADVAVAGGVVTVFEGYGMAFDVIDPLARASGAQGDGNLVEAPMPGLVRTVDAKVGQAVSKGDRLAVLEAMKMEHALLAARDGIVAEVLATEGDQVEAGAALVRLEAEAEEAA
- a CDS encoding YHYH protein, translating into MKHLFLLPMVLCLASPLYADAGGDRLHKIAHFFEDANVLSGPTLVPCTLSRGTETECFSITVKAEPKDYTPGPWCPTSVTDNADKGGIWLKDGEVLDVDGAFITNLPTLFDDEDWQLFDPATGDVRVTDTKAACEAAARPDVDPEYNNYCVQCLPEYMAEDASMTYVIPLEPQDSWLTNSARSGSGIARNGIRLDGPAPVDAILDAHTIAPFDDCGGHVNTHVGYHYHAVTDCLGGAVADGGDAVHIGIAMDGYDIFSHMLVDGTTPTDLDKCNGHVSEGVGYHYHAGAPGSNAILGCLKAETGCSSENPDAVCDATARPPRP